The sequence below is a genomic window from Stieleria sp. JC731.
TTGCTTTGCTACCGTTTGCATTTTTGAGTAATCCCAGCGTACCGGCATGTACAGTGATCTCGGTTTGGTTGACGCAATTCATGGCAGGACTCAAACGGCCATCCTCTGATTGGTTGAATATATCAGGATGTGCTATCGGCATACTCTGGATTCTGTACGCTATTGCCCATCCATTGCTCGACCTTGAGGTGATGCGTTGGATGGGCGTAACCACGTGATGCAACGGAGGACGGGAGTCGGGGCTATTGGTCTGCTTGCCAGTCTTTCGCCCGTCCCCGCTGATCACTACCGTTCGCGCAGGTAGATGAACGCTGGCTGACTCATCTCTCTCTCAGTTGGTCATCGCCCTTTGCACTATAGAGCGTCTGATTTCGGCTCATCTGATTTCACGTGACAAGTGCTAGCTGATCGACGCAACCGAAGTTGCGGTTTGATAGTCGCTCGTGATCGTGGCCCAATTGATTTTGCGAGACGTCAGTTTCCTGTTGATCGCATTTGATGTCACGGTTTATTTCTGCTCCGAGATGGCAGGTCAGACGCCCTATGGGCCAGCCGAAAAATCTATGCTTGTTACCTTTCGCGATTCCAATCGGGTAGACTTGTCGAGAGCGATGTACTGCTGGCTGTGGTCGTGTGTACCGCGCGAACCATGCCGTGCACGCGAAGGTCGGGAGTCGTATTTTATTGAAGTGGTCAGTCCACCGCCCGACCTCGGTGACGGCTACCGTTCTATCGATGAAGCACGCTGATGCTTGAGCGAATACCCTGCACGATTTGCCCACACGAAATCGTCATTCACGCCGGGGAAACTCACGACGGGATCTGTCGTTTCTGTCGCAAACTAAACGCGAGTGAACGCGAACAGAAAGCATGTTTCTATCGTGCTTTAGCTTCGGGTGAGGCATATTCGCCTTCAGATACCGACATCGCACGCGGCCATGTACCGCCAGAATGGCAACAGCATCATCGCTGGAAAATCGAACCCAATTGGTTTTCCGAGGGTTTTGACTCTCTAGAGCCATTGCTTGATCACGCGGCGAACGGTCCGGAGGGATACGTGACGTGCACGTCCGACCGAGACTCAACCTTTCTGATCGCTTCGAACGATGAACACGCGGTATGCGTCTATCAGGCGACGCGTGATGACTCGAAATACTTTGCTTACACCAAATACAATATGCGGGCTCAGGTCGACCGAGAACTCCATCTTTGTTCGACGTGCCCGTGTTGCGGGATTGTCCAAGGCGGCTATTTTCCGAGTCGGTTCCACTCGCCCAAACGCGTAGGATTCCAGATCGCGCGAAGGATTTTGTTTGGCTCAGACTGCAATATTGATGTCAACTGGATACCGTCCGACGATTGTCGTTGGATGGACGCTGGTATCGGATAGAATCGATAGAACTATGGGATGCAACGGAGCGGCGGTGGTGCGGTTTCTCATGAGATAAATGTCAACTCCCGCCGCCCGCTGATCCCTGTCGTTCGCGCGGATGGTTGTGGCTTGAATCCAACGCTGCTGAATTCGGCCCATCTGATCTCACGTGGCAACTGTTAGCTGATCGCTGCAATTGAATTCACCGTCAGATAGTTGTGCTTGAACGCGGCCCATGTGATTTCGCGAGACGTCAGTTTCCAATTGATCGCAACTGAATTCACGGTTTGATTGTCGTTTGTGAACGCGGCCCTTCGAATTTCAAGTGGCAATACTTTCTTGTTTATCGCCTTTGATTTCACGGTCTGATTCTTGCTGCGAGATAGCTGGTCAGACGCCCTATGCGCCAGCCGAAAAATCTATGCTCGTTACCCTTGGTGATTCGGATCGAGTAGACTTGTCAGCAGCGATGTGATGCAGGCCGTGGTCGTGTGTACCTCGCGAACCCGACGATGCACGCGAGTCGCCGAGTTGAGGTTTTTGAAGTGGTTGGTCGTTCGCGGCGACCACGTGATCGTTACCGTTCCCCGACTTAAGACGATCTTTCTTCCGCATTCCCATCACAACGCTCGCTATGTCGTACGATCTTTGGTTTTGGCGTCAAACGAAACCATCTGAAATGTCTATCGACGCAATCTGCGAGCACCTTGCTGAAGACAAGCTGGTTGACGGAATCCCCATTCTCCCGATCGACGATATTAAACGCGCCATCATTGCCGAATTCCCAGAAATCGAAGACGTACGTACATCGATGATTTGGGAGGGAAACGACAGCTACTTTCAGGTTTCTTGGCCTGTGACTGCGACCCACGTTGCCGTGTCATGTGGATACAAATTGTTGGACAACCCTGAACCGCTAAACCGGATGATCGACATGATGGGACGATTCGGATGCGCGCTGTATGATCCGCAGACTGATGAACGATATGAGCAACCCGAGATCACCGAGCCAAGTGGCGATCCGTGAAGCGGGGAACAATCGGATGCACGACGAGTCGCCGAGTCGTGGTTGTTGAAGTGGAGGATCTCGCGCGGCGACCGCGTGATCCGTACCGTTATCCGACTCACGAATGAAGACATCCATCGCATTTCTGATTCTCCTCACCGTTGCGACGGGCTGCTCCATGACACAAGACGCCGACGATGATCTATCCGCACACGATCCTTGGGTGATCCGCACATTCACTGACCGCCCGGAACTTTGGGCGTCGCTGACAGATCGAATTGCCGCACCTGTTGGCTCGTTCGGATTTCGCGCCAACGTAAGATTCGTTGATGATCCGAAATACCATGGACTTGCCGGCATCGACTTGGTGCATGCACTTCCTGCTGACTATCCAAGTGGATTCGTTTTTGTTGCGGACGGCGATACATCACCGGACAACGAAGACACAATCACTCTGATTTACTTCCACCCAGATTCCACAAATCCTGCGGACTACGAACGGCCGCCATCCGCCGTTCCGGATGCCGACTTGCAATCTGTTCGGCATCTTCCGCATGTCGTGCAGGAACTTGAAAACAACCTATCAATCGCGAACATCGACATGACTGATGTTCAAAACGGTGTTCCTCCTGATGGAATTTACCGTGGCATCGACCAATGAAACAAACTAGCCGTCGGATAACAACGCCGTGAACCGGAGCGGCGAATTCGGGCGGTTTTGAAATGGACAATCTTCCGTCGCCGCCCGGTTACGGCAAACGTTCGCGCGGGTGGTTG
It includes:
- a CDS encoding DUF6924 domain-containing protein, which codes for MTQDADDDLSAHDPWVIRTFTDRPELWASLTDRIAAPVGSFGFRANVRFVDDPKYHGLAGIDLVHALPADYPSGFVFVADGDTSPDNEDTITLIYFHPDSTNPADYERPPSAVPDADLQSVRHLPHVVQELENNLSIANIDMTDVQNGVPPDGIYRGIDQ